A region of Phaeodactylum tricornutum CCAP 1055/1 chromosome 14, whole genome shotgun sequence DNA encodes the following proteins:
- a CDS encoding predicted protein, whose protein sequence is MRCNTLNICMMTKRWCAFAVILTGFSRTSAFAPLAVRCKGSHEAFRVSRTRGTCPGLSMTTRVMQAPRGPLFARANTYTEQLEEDTLSDVDSRVLQSMLQDSKLDLDTEEDIKKLLERGTANTAKKNPEAKAEESDTQFSSSVFKTFSDTKLWKKVTAQASDLAESVGIWVTNRIEQDVKVLTALGVFTWDRVVQDVARALPAASTSARKFLILTNSSSYQEPLEPEQSVLEEMNRPADEIQAVSRAVFAILAGDQASGRGLRTVAPAGSINSAERQRRAFVQRKKLDKQDRDVTRVAGAVVDTAYELQRELAAEANPAGYKTISIRNAIEAGVSNTGNILRGVKELVRLGAADRNEQMLLTANPIEVTGAGLDRTEILIKLQMERSNIAARLQQCIKDPGRTWLRQEITGDEFLCFDEGKLRDVVTMMIFVRDEVETKFEEENEGTLENIIHQLSSVRNSVEDIHSRIAEAASWKVAEAFRNEIFAISVDSAEQPLILRLVELEESINPPPESLFSNTAPTGATMAHGVSAKASENQPWFAMTDPYQGEQVVVEPKQSGNVKRPTFVDVIPEIVATRPMEPSSHDVVEVKSTASENFDVTVLDDEKESQGYTFAAELVTDDDFDVAVGRAKSVKALTEEEMEEKTEQPSLVSMFLLRSLDVVFFLVEKTLTVGVPKAIALSKTISIRIDEINRDGRGTKGWQQFRKSASPRGRY, encoded by the coding sequence ATGAGGTGCAACACTCTGAATATATGTATGATGACCAAGAGGTGGTGCGCTTTCGCAGTCATACTTACCGGGTTTAGTCGGACGTCGGCGTTTGCGCCGTTGGCTGTACGGTGCAAAGGTAGTCACGAAGCTTTCCGCGTTTCTAGGACAAGAGGCACTTGTCCTGGATTATCGATGACGACTAGGGTGATGCAGGCACCCAGGGGACCGTTATTCGCAAGGGCAAATACATATACAGAGCaattggaagaggatacacTCTCTGACGTCGATTCGCGGGTTCTACAATCGATGCTGCAAGATTCAAAACTGGATTTGGATACTGAAGAGGATATCAAGAAGCTTTTAGAGCGAGGAACAGCCAACACGGCCAAGAAAAATCCTGAGGCTAAGGCGGAAGAATCTGACACGCAATTCTCATCGAGCGTTTTCAAAACTTTCTCGGACACTAAGCTCTGGAAGAAAGTCACAGCCCAAGCATCTGATCTGGCTGAATCCGTCGGTATCTGGGTCACCAATCGTATCGAGCAAGACGTCAAGGTACTGACAGCGCTGGGTGTCTTTACGTGGGATAGAGTCGTCCAGGATGTTGCTCGTGCCTTACCAGCTGCCAGTACTTCGGCTCGCAAATTTCTGATATTGACCAACTCGAGCAGCTATCAAGAGCCGCTCGAGCCCGAACAGtctgttttggaagaaatgaacCGTCCCGCGGACGAGATTCAAGCTGTGTCTCGAGCGGTCTTTGCCATTTTGGCGGGCGACCAAGCTAGTGGCCGTGGACTTCGTACGGTGGCTCCCGCCGGCTCTATCAACTCTGCCGAGCGACAGCGCCGTGCATTTGTCCAGCGAAAAAAGCTGGATAAGCAGGATCGTGACGTTACGCGGGTCGCTGGTGCTGTCGTCGATACAGCCTACGAACTGCAGCGAGAGCTTGCAGCAGAAGCGAATCCGGCAGGATACAAGACGATCAGTATCCGTAACGCAATCGAAGCGGGTGTGAGCAATACAGGAAATATCCTTCGGGGTGTGAAAGAGTTGGTCAGGTTAGGCGCAGCCGATCGTAATGAACAGATGCTGTTGACAGCCAATCCAATCGAGGTCACCGGAGCAGGTCTGGATCGGACAGAGATTTTGATTAAGTTGCAAATGGAGCGGTCAAATATCGCAGCAAGGTTACAGCAATGCATCAAGGACCCTGGAAGAACCTGGCTTCGGCAAGAAATTACGGGAGATGAATTTTTGTGCTTCGATGAGGGTAAGCTTCGCGATGTGGTAACCATGATGATCTTTGTTCGAGATGAGGTGGAGACGAAGTTtgaggaagaaaacgaaggaacTTTGGAAAATATAATCCACCAACTATCGTCCGTCCGAAACTCGGTGGAGGATATCCACTCTCGCATTGCTGAAGCTGCATCATGGAAAGTTGCCGAGGCCTTCCGGAATGAAATTTTTGCCATTTCAGTTGATTCGGCCGAACAACCATTAATACTCAGGCTCGTGGAGCTGGAAGAGAGCATTAATCCACCACCTGAGTCATTGTTTAGTAATACAGCACCCACGGGTGCGACCATGGCGCACGGTGTGTCTGCAAAAGCATCAGAGAACCAGCCATGGTTCGCTATGACTGATCCTTACCAAGGAGAACAAGTTGTTGTCGAGCCTAAACAATCTGGAAACGTCAAAAGACCAACGTTCGTTGACGTCATTCCCGAAATTGTCGCCACAAGACCTATGGAGCCCTCGAGTCATGACGTTGTGGAAGTGAAAAGTACCGCCTCAGAAAATTTTGACGTTACTGttctggacgacgaaaaagaatcCCAAGGTTACACTTTTGCAGCGGAACTCGTGACCGACGATGATTTTGATGTAGCAGTTGGTAGAGCGAAGTCTGTAAAGGCACTCACGGAAgaggaaatggaagaaaagaccGAGCAACCGAGCTTGGTTTCCATGTTTTTGCTTCGATCGTTAGATgtggttttctttttggttGAAAAAACACTTACAGTTGGAGTTCCCAAAGCAATAGCGCTCAGCAAGACAATTTCCATCCGCATTGATGAGATAAATCGTGATGGACGAGGGACGAAAGGATGGCAACAATTCCGCAAATCGGCAAGTCCCCGAGGAAGATACTAG
- a CDS encoding predicted protein gives MIWSKGSPVQAMFQYGGKVRSQWRSVTDPQKCLNKAIRHLHSFSRLLNIPTAALPVGPSIQKEFSETIASSYFSQTPMIIRNYPVPTERWSDRAYLLDRVGSDLHCDVEMGHYNQAEKLNITFGMYLQYLQQCSESHGDTSNIPVDQLLYLAQNDLPQGLIPDISVPDLCKDSKIGLGEGHLYQTMLWMGPKGSISPLHFDPLHNFLIQVCGRKRVMLIDRNQSVETLYSGKMFGQQSNTSAVDLENPDYKQYPLFTEVSPVYKGEIGPGDVLFIPSKWWHHVRSLDFSISVNAWWR, from the coding sequence ATGATATGGAGCAAGGGAAGTCCTGTCCAAGCCATGTTTCAATACGGGGGCAAAGTCCGCAGTCAGTGGAGATCAGTTACTGATCCCCAAAAGTGTCTCAACAAAGCGATCCGCCACCTGCATTCTTTCTCAAGACTTCTTAATATTCCAACTGCAGCGTTACCGGTCGGACCTTCTATCCAAAAAGAATTTTCTGAGACAATCGCATCATCATACTTTAGTCAGACACCCATGATAATTCGGAACTACCCAGTTCCAACCGAGAGATGGAGTGATCGGGCATATCTCTTGGACCGCGTCGGGAGCGACCTTCATTGTGACGTCGAGATGGGACACTACAATCAAGCGGAAAAGCTGAACATAACGTTTGGAATGTATCTTCAATATCTTCAACAGTGTAGCGAAAGTCATGGGGATACCTCCAATATTCCGGTTGACCAATTGCTTTATTTGGCGCAAAACGATCTCCCGCAAGGGTTGATTCCCGATATCAGCGTTCCGGATCTGTGCAAAGACTCAAAAATTGGCTTGGGAGAGGGACATCTCTATCAAACGATGCTTTGGATGGGACCAAAAGGTTCAATTTCGCCGCTGCATTTCGATCCGCTCCATAATTTCTTAATACAAGTCTGTGGGCGGAAACGTGTGATGCTGATAGATCGGAACCAATCAGTCGAAACACTATATTCGGGCAAAATGTTCGGGCAACAAAGCAACACGAGCGCTGTGGACCTAGAAAACCCAGACTACAAGCAGTACCCTCTCTTCACAGAGGTTTCTCCTGTTTACAAAGGTGAAATTGGACCTGGGGACGTCCTCTTCATTCCGTCGAAATGGTGGCACCATGTGCGATCGCTCGATTTTTCCATCAGCGTGAATGCTTGGTGGAGGTAG
- a CDS encoding predicted protein: protein MSERGRTSVVGADHCAKKFLPTPLDFVGVADRDRKRQLPSLEVLDRLCEGTSARSLAGWTWCLPLSPENTRVPIEGKSFTNRSNHVHPEVIMSAAAAGSGWKCSRCTFYHHAPGSRCAMCNELRVSRQQMRDFVIGKPIPNDDAQQTILSTLRPKSASSRAIANPYAKPLAVSQQQQSESVDKTPSSPIQPHIPSESLPLPQYTVTNQTTSSTSSTAGIGNKLHRSATSDGDSNPSDTGRGKNPFVALKPRPVLEYKPGPVPIDESTAHEWVYPTAETFPKRQYQLEITKTALFHNTLVSLPTGLGKTLIAAAVLYNYYRWFPTGKVIFLAPTLPLVNQQVKACYDIMGIPPSDTAVLTGKVHAARREIVWRDRRVFFCTPQTVQKDLDANRCDSSKVVCVVLDEAHKSTGDYAYVKVVERLEEAGAHFRVLGLSATPGTNIKAIQSVVDVLRINKIEARRDSDPSVARYIHEKQSEIVVVKQASASRTIERALNDVVGPLLERLRSAGALGRLTGNATITAYNLIRAREEFCKRRNDDGLIGFFLAAQQFVQIRSDLHKHGVGLVRSKLSRLRTERQRGMVASIVKGKEFQALWEEVAKSTCDPNSNHNNVQDKLVNNPKLTQLREILVEHFERARACSTSSRAIVFSQFRDSVSEIVDILSASRPLIRPRHFVGQGKGTKGEGGIQLKGMRQVEQQQAIREFREDTFNVLVCTCIGEEGLDIGEVDLIVNFDTLRSPIRMIQRTGRTGRKRDGRVVCLVAEGPEERTLLASRQSERNLAHALKNPKSFRVAQTMPLFPSQPKLREQNMLVSKDFHISQVEGHEGTRRKVLGPFDARNSQSAQEKIRWRLVTKEENERESALGRILVSKGCSEVWRTSLRRRFLLARSLSNISDTRRLNYTTGRTVRILADLRYSHGVNVSHNYSKTHSRGHGWTLEHLFPLKFDSLIGKGLHGEILPVINQSLPKNLLVELDVLNKGSMETIFRNDHGCVGRNSILGQKGFVRNKKTRETNTEHSEGEHYLTKEQTEAFGIDAPPHEARRNCRRRIQQEEAKKRPLSSSGVDILGQESMMSKFDLASTANDKENEPHYQDCDTDECAQDEFVLPPTEDLSSSSDEEESRPAYESVIPRTAVAHNTGSFAGASYFPMSEHETTTVDSNQFYYRLPTQSDSSSDEDDETAMASSIRDASVIESPDSQAKMKATTRRAIEDTPESTISPRVSLAEPLQGKNELTNDVDGLLDTQDDVVSGVSDIVCAVCFSGESVDDDPIVLCDGRGKGETCNLAVHATCYSIPISCLGDAEWFCDLCRFPTNPSQPAPSCSHCHQEGGSLRRMPSFEWSHPLCPMNQNSEARRAGFKRLRKIPKRKSLPLDLSSQIDMYHADDNTNVPKRKLRHYRCFLDEEAGIDSDEDIDGDRMEDEELDAIEDEEAAMSSFINDSSQLGQTQDELDLADPPAPEDCVHRQLDLDRERKTVFSTPLLNRRMKRRKGRDSWTPTPASAPDSEKGLGNMHFIRSVIEHHRRGGDSEAIEQLYRMEEDQSVDESGALDCEQTLRPRIVHYCNSDSD, encoded by the exons ATGTCTGAGCGAGGTCGTACGTCCGTCGTAGGAGCCGATCACTGCGCCAAAAAATTCCTTCCGACCCCCCTAGACTTTGTCGGTGTTGCGGACCGGGACCGTAAAAGGCAACTTCCCTCACTGGAAGTTCTCGATAGACTCTGCGAGGGCACAAGCGCGCGTTCGTTGGCTGGATGGACCTGGTGTTTGCCTCTTTCACCAGAGAACACTAGAGTCCCTATAGAAGGGAAGAGCTTTACCAATAGATCGAACCACGTACATCCCGAAGTCATTATGAGCGCGGCGGCAGCCGGCAGTGGCTGGAAATGTTCTCGTTGTACGTTCTACCACCATGCTCCTGGATCACGTTGCGCCATGTGCAACGAGCTACGAGTCTCGCGACAGCAGATGCGCGACTTCGTCATCGGCAAGCCTATTCCCAATGACGATGCA CAACAAACCATACTTTCTACATTGCGGCCCAAGAGCGCCTCTTCACGGGCCATTGCGAATCCGTACGCAAAACCGTTGGCTGTCtcacagcagcaacaatccGAATCGGTCGACAAGACGCCGTCATCACCAATTCAACCACACATCCCTTCCGAGTCCCTGCCACTGCCGCAATATACCGTCACGAATCAAACAACCAGTTCCACTAGCAGTACCGCAGGTATTGGGAATAAACTCCACCGATCAGCAACCAGTGATGGAGATTCTAATCCATCCGATACGGGACGCGGAAAGAACCCCTTCGTGGCCCTCAAACCTCGCCCTGTTTTGGAGTACAAACCTGGTCCGGTCCCGATAGACGAGAGCACGGCTCATGAATGGGTCTATCCGACAGCCGAAACTTTCCCCAAACGTCAGTACCAATTAGAAATTACGAAAACGGCTCTCTTTCATAACACTTTGGTATCCTTGCCAACCGGCCTAGGCAAAACTTTGATTGCTGCCGCGGTACTCTACAACTACTATCGATGGTTTCCAACCGGCAAAGTCATTTTCCTCGCTCCCACTTTACCTTTGGTCAATCAGCAAGTCAAGGCTTGCTACGATATTATGGGTATTCCTCCATCAGACACGGCGGTGCTCACAGGAAAAGTGCATGCCGCTCGTCGGGAAATCGTATGGCGTGACCGCCGCGTCTTTTTTTGCACGCCTCAGACCGTCCAAAAGGACTTGGACGCGAACCGCTGCGACTCCTCCAAAGTCGTCTGTGTAGTGCTAGACGAAGCTCACAAGTCCACGGGAGATTATGCTTACGTCAAAGTCGTGGAACGCCTCGAGGAGGCTGGTGCACATTTTAGGGTTCTGGGATTGAGTGCGACGCCCGGTACCAATATAAAAGCAATTCAGAGTGTGGTAGATGTACTGCGCATCAACAAGATTGAGGCCCGTCGGGATTCGGATCCATCGGTAGCCCGATATATACACGAAAAGCAGTCGgagattgttgttgtgaagCAGGCGTCTGCATCACGAACCATTGAACGGGCCCTCAACGATGTTGTCGGACCATTGTTGGAGCGATTACGGAGCGCAGGGGCATTGGGGCGTCTCACGGGAAACGCTACAATAACCGCGTATAATTTAATACGTGCCCGGGAAGAGTTTTGCAAACGTCGGAACGACGACGGCTTGATTGGTTTCTTTCTCGCTGCGCAACAATTTGTACAAATACGATCGGATTTACACAAACACGGAGTTGGTTTGGTGAGGTCAAAGCTTAGTCGTCTACGGACCGAACGTCAACGGGGTATGGTGGCTTCAATTGTCAAGGGGAAAGAATTTCAAGCTTTGTGGGAGGAAGTTGCCAAATCGACGTGCGACCCAAATTCCAATCACAATAACGTGCAGGACAAATTAGTGAACAATCCAAAACTAACGCAGCTCAGAGAGATTCTTGTCGAGCACTTTGAAAGAGCTCGGGCTTGCTCGACGTCTTCGCGGGCTATCGTCTTTTCGCAATTTCGAGACTCTGTGTCGGAAATTGTGGATATACTTTCCGCTTCCAGACCGTTAATTCGGCCTCGACATTTTGTGGGTCAAGGGAAGGGTACCAAAGGCGAGGGAGGAATACAGCTAAAAGGGATGAGACAAGTTGAACAGCAACAAGCTATTCGCGAATTTCGCGAGGATACTTTCAATGTCCTCGTATGCACTT GCATCGGCGAAGAGGGTTTGGATATTGGAGAGGTTGACCTGATTGTTAATTTCGATACTCTTCGCTCCCCAATCCGTATGATTCAACGTACCGGGCGTACTGGACGGAAGAGAGATGGTCGCGTGGTTTGCTTAGTGGCTGAAGGGCCCGAGGAACGAACGTTGCTGGCGTCTCGCCAGTCCGAGCGAAATCTAGCGCACGCTCTGAAGAATCCCAAGTCATTTCGAGTAGCGCAAACAATGCCACTTTTTCCAAGCCAACCGAAGTTAAGAGAGCAAAACATGTTGGTATCAAAAGATTTCCACATTTCTCAGGTTGAAGGTCACGAAGGAACTAGGCGCAAGGTTTTGGGCCCCTTTGATGCGAGAAATAGTCAATCTGCtcaagagaaaattcgctgGAGGCTTGTgacaaaagaggaaaacgAACGCGAATCGGCTTTAGGGAGAATACTTGTTTCCAAGGGTTGCTCAGAGGTTTGGAGAACGTCGCTACGGCGCCGTTTTCTGTTGGCAAGGAGTCTTTCCAATATCTCTGACACTCGACGACTCAATTACACAACTGGAAGAACCGTCAGAATTCTTGCAGATCTTCGGTATTCCCACGGTGTAAATGTTTCACACAATTATAGCAAGACACACTCTAGGGGTCATGGCTGGACTTTAGAGCATCTCTTCCCTCTCAAGTTTGACTCATTGATCGGCAAAGGATTGCATGGGGAAATTCTGCCGGTAATCAATCAGTCGCTTCCGAAGAACCTCCTAGTTGAGCTTGATGTGCTAAATAAAGGGAGCATGGAGACTATTTTCCGGAATGACCACGGATGTGTGGGGAGGAACTCTATCCTCGGACAGAAAGGCTTTGTCAGAAACAAGAAAACACGAGAAACAAATACGGAGCACTCCGAAGGGGAACATTATCTGACCAAGGAGCAAACAGAAGCTTTCGGAATCGATGCGCCTCCCCATGAagcaagaagaaattgcagaagaagaattcaacaagaagaagccaaaaagaGACCGTTGTCTTCATCAGGAGTCGATATACTCGGTCAAGAATCTATGATGAGCAAATTCGACTTGGCCTCCACTGCCAatgacaaagaaaacgagCCTCATT ACCAAGATTGCGATACAGATGAGTGCGCACAAGATGAGTTTGTCCTCCCCCCGACGGAAGATTTGTCATCGAgtagcgacgaagaagaatctAGGCCAGCCTATGAATCTGTTATTCCCAGAACTGCTGTTGCTCACAATACAGGATCTTTTGCCGGAGCGAGCTACTTCCCTATGTCGGAGCATGAGACAACTACTGTTGATTCAAACCAGTTCTATTATCGTCTGCCGACCCAGAGCGACTCTTCTTccgatgaggatgacgaaaCCGCTATGGCTTCGAG TATTCGCGACGCTAGCGTCATAGAGAGTCCAGATTCCCAAGCAAAAATGAAAGCTACTACACGACGTGCCATTGAAGACACCCCAGAATCTACGATATCGCCTCGTGTAAGCTTGGCAGAACCCTTACAAGGAAAAAATGAGCTTACCAATGACGTAGATGGGTTACTGGATACACAAGATGACGTTGTCTCGGGTGTTTCCGATATAGTATGTGCTGTATGCTTCTCTGGGGAGTCGGTCGACGATGACCCAATAGTCTTGTGTGATGGACGAGGCAAAGGAGAAACATGTAATTTAGCTGTGCACGCAACCTGCTATTCAATACCCATCAGTTGCCTCGGTGACGCTGAGTGGTTCTGTGATCTTTGCCGGTTTCCTACCAACCCGTCACAGCCTGCTCCCTCATGCTCGCATTGCCATCAAGAAGGAGGTTCTCTACGGCGGATGCCTTCGTTTGAATGGTCTCACCCGCTTTGCCCTATGAATCAAAATAGCGAAGCGCGTAGAGCAGGGTTCAAAAGGCTCCGAAAGATCCCAAAACGAAAGTCGCTCCCCCTCGATTTGTCATCACAGATTGATATGTATCATGCAGATGACAACACCAACGTACCCAAGCGAAAGCTTCGGCACTATCGCTGCTTtctggacgaagaagctggGATTGATTCAGACGAGGACATTGACGGAGATCGTATGGAGGACGAAGAGCTGGATGCTATCGAGGACGAGGAAGCCGCAATGAGCAGTTTCATCAACGACTCGTCACAATTGGGCCAAACGCAGGACGAATTGGATCTAGCTGACCCACCTGCACCAGAGGATTGCGTGCATCGCCAGCTCGACCTTGATCGTGAGCGCAAAACCGTCTTCTCAACTCCACTTCTTAATCGCCGAATGAAACGTCGAAAAGGACGCGATAGTTGGACACCAACACCAGCGTCGGCCCCAGACTCAGAGAAAGGACTGGGGAACATGCATTTCATAAGAAGTGTGATCGAACACCATCGTCGAGGCGGTGACTCGGAAGCTATCGAGCAACTGTAccgaatggaagaagaccAGAGTGTTGATGAAAGTGGTGCTCTTGACTGCGAACAGACACTACGTCCTCGGATAGTTCACTACTGTAACAGTGACTCAGACTAG
- a CDS encoding P2B, P type ATPase (calcium-transporting ATPase) — MDSSVIHTGKRSNGSERNEDSPGGIEKVPVRISSADFPVTPAELGLLSSERNRGALADLLETGLQKLFLAEELQKHDDEEDPTPEKQLLSDIALVVKKIRESEQTGAVDEHSPAAVEADKHAEIASAFLTSALLRSSPEVGIFPSEVEKRREAFGSNRIAPKKIESFCKLCWHAIQDFVLVMLIVLGFISIGVEIYSLENDEECTTCWIEGAAILASVCIVVFVSAGIDYAKQFAFLRLTRSLHETNTKQVIREGKQVSIIDDDLVVGDILSINAHNLASIPADCVLLGPATDLKMDESTLTGESKAVSKKPGDVVLSGTNVQQGSAKLVVIAVGIHSVAGKIRAQVYESEDHRDDLGGDDEESPLFVKLNVLAKRIGIAGTIAALVSFIGSCIIGLAIKGNGAEALVDYMVVAITVLAVSVPEGLPLAVTLALAFSSMKMTQDQNLVKHLNACETMGCATTICTDKTGTLTANKMTARALFAAEQNYVVNDPADTLGNHVANHCGGLSPAVIDLLCRAIAINTMNETVLHFGENGDDNVRQSHRIRASTKGRSDQASLAEFFSEGKRFDFSSARKMMSWAIPYEGGYRLYCKGAPEVLLARSKSYINALSEVVDMTEDFRREFLSVSEGYARRGMRCLALSYRDVPMEFDIEGKSSVIKNADGTEANEIETEMTSYCPHWYRRPPSSRVTGDNPNTAVSIAYQAGILRDFHFLEGSIERVAANLKENVLMEGKAFRNQVYISRGESGSGEFNQLEFDKIWPHLRILARSSPDDKLTLAHGLNQSNLFVDKGLCQKYNLEDGINIFPDRQVIAMTGDGTNDAPALKRADIGFAMGIAGTQIAKDAADIILLDDNFASIVTAAKWGRNIYASIQKFLQFQLTVNISAVVTALVGSFAYQKSPLAAIQLLWVNLLMDSLASLALASEPPVDDLLRKPPVNRTESMITKHMWANMLGQAAYQITVIMVLLFAGPELLGIEAGHIVEKEREENSVHYTVIFNTFVWMQLFNEINSRKLKGESNVFKGVLDNYIFCTILLLTSCLQALIVEFGSLAFKVAESGLSARFWALSLILGAGSLPVQQVINQLYRLGQKYNIERNTSRKNRDRKLATLRVPGVATNT; from the exons ATGGATTCTTCGGTAATCCACACCGGCAAAAGATCCAACGGATCcgaaagaaatgaagatAGTCCAGGGGGCATAGAGAAGGTCCCTGTGAGAATATCTTCCGCAGACTTCCCGGTGACTCCGGCCGAACTTGGACTTCTCAGTAGCGAAAGAAACCGCGGAGCACTCGCTGATCTCCTGGAGACGGGGCTACAAAAGCTATTCTTGGCCGAAGAACTCCAAAAacatgacgacgaagaggatcCGACACCAGAGAAGCAACTACTCTCGGACATTGCCTTAGTCGTCAAGAAAATCCGAGAATCCGAGCAAACAGGAGCTGTCGACGAGCACTCACCCGCAGCGGTTGAAGCCGACAAGCACGCTGAAATTGCATCTGCTTTTTTGACGTCAGCACTTTTACGCTCCAGTCCGGAAGTAGGGATTTTTCCATCCGAAGTCGAAAAACGCCGCGAAGCCTTTGGCTCAAATAGGATTGCCCCCAAGAAGATTGAGAGCTTCTGTAAGCTTTGTTGGCATGCTATCCAAGACTTTGTTCTCGTTATGCTGATCGTGTTAGGCTTCATCAGCATCGGTGTTGAGATCTATTCTCTGGAAAATGACGAAGAGTGTACGACTTGTTGGATTGAAGGAGCAGCAATTTTGGCTTCTGTTTGCATCGTTGTGTTTGTGTCAGCGGGGATCGACTACGCCAAGCAATTCGCGTTTCTCCGCTTGACGAGATCGTTGCACGAGACGAATACCAAACAAGTTATCCGGGAAGGCAAGCAAGTGTCAATCATTGATGATGACCTTGTCGTTGGCGACATTTTGTCCATCAACGCCCATAATCTTGCGTCCATCCCTGCCGATTGTGTCTTACTTGGTCCAGCGACAGATTTGAAAATGGACGAATCGACCTTGACGGGAGAGTCGAAAGCCGTGAGCAAGAAACCCGGTGACGTTGTCCTTAGTGGTACGAATGTGCAGCAGGGATCTGCGAAATTGGTGGTGATTGCTGTTGGAATTCATTCCGTGGCCGGCAAAATTAGAGCGCAGGTGTACGAGTCCGAAGATCATCGAGATGACCTTGGAGGGGATGACGAGGAATCGCCTCTTTTTGTGAAGCTCAATGTACTTGCCAAGCGAATTGGGATAGCGGGTACCATCGCTGCGCTTGTCTCGTTCATCGGTTCGTGCATAATTGGACTGGCCATCAAGGGAAACGGGGCAGAAGCATTAGTCGACTACATGGTAGTGGCTATTACTGTGCTAGCCGTGTCGGTCCCAGAAGGCTTACCATTGGCCGTTACGCTTGCCCTTGCCTTTTCGTCAATGAAGATGACGCAAGACCAAAATCTTGTGAAGCATTTGAATGCATGCGAAACTATGGGATGCGCTACAACAATTTGTACTGACAAGACAG GTACGCTCacagcaaacaaaatgacGGCCCGAGCCTTGTTTGCTGCTGAGCAAAACTACGTTGTAAACGACCCTGCTGATACCCTGGGCAACCATGTCGCAAATCATTGTGGTGGTCTTTCACCTGCTGTAATCGACTTACTATGCCGCGCGATAGCTATCAATACCATGAATGAAACTGTGCTTCACTTCGGCGAAAACGGTGATGACAACGTTCGGCAATCCCACCGAA TCCGAGCATCAACCAAGGGAAGGTCAGATCAGGCGAGTCTTGCAGAATTTTTTTCTGAGGGAAAACGTTTCGACTTTTCTTCTGCTCGCAAGATGATGAGTTGGGCTATTCCTTACGAAGGTGGTTACCGGTTATATTGTAAGGGAGCACCAGAAGTTCTCCTGGCTCGCAGCAAAAGTTACATCAATGCATTGTCCGAAGTCGTGGATATGACTGAGGATTTTCGACGCGAGTTTCTCTCTGTTTCCGAAGGGTACGCAAGGCGTGGTATGAGATGTCTTGCGCTGTCTTATCGCGATGTGCCCATGGAATTTGATATTGAAGGGAAGAGCTCGGTGATCAAGAACGCCGACGGCACAgaagccaacgaaattgaaaCAGAAATGACTTCTTATTGCCCTCATTGGTATCGAAGACCCCCTTCGAGCAGAG TGACCGGTGACAACCCGAACACCGCAGTGAGTATTGCGTACCAAGCGGGTATTCTGCGCGACTTCCACTTTTTGGAAGGTTCCATTGAACGAGTGGCCGCAAATTTGAAAGAAAACGTTTTGATGGAAGGGAAAGCCTTTCGAAACCAGGTTTATATATCTCGTGGTGAATCAGGTAGCGGCGAATTCAATCAACTGGAATTTGATAAGATTTGGCCCCACCTTCGAATTCTGGCAAGAAGCTCCCCTGACGATAAGCTCACACTTGCCCATGGATTGAACCAATCAAATCTCTTCGTCGACAAAGGACTGTGCCAAAAGTATAACCTGGAGGATGGCATCAACATCTTTCCAGATAGGCAAGTTATAGCAATGACCGGAGACGGTACCAACGACGCGCCTGCTTTGAAACGCGCTGACATTGGATTTGCAATGGGCATCGCTGGAACGCAAATTGCAAAGGATGCAGCAGATATCATTCTGCTGGATGATAACTTTGCATCGATCGTAACAGCTGCAAAATGGGGGCGGAATATCTACGCATCGATTCAGAAGtttcttcaatttcaattGACGGTAAATATTTCTGCGGTCGTAACAGCGCTCGTTGGCTCTTTTGCATACCAGAAGAGTCCGCTTGCGGCGATCCAACTCCTTTGGGTCAATCTTTTGATGGATTCGCTTGCAAGCCTTGCCCTGGCCTCCGAGCCGCCCGTTGACGATCTCCTGCGGAAACCACCTGTCAATCGCACTGAGAGTATGATTACAAAGCATATGTGGGCAAACATGCTGGGGCAAGCGGCTTACCAGATTACGGTTATAATGGTTCTCCTTTTCGCGGGCCCGGAGCTCCTCGGCATCGAGGCAGGACATATCGTGGAGAAGGAAAGAGAGGAAAATTCTGTTCATTACACAGTCATCTTCAACACTTTTGTTTGGATGCAGCTCTTCAACGAAATAAACAGTCGTAAATTGAAAGGAGAAT CGAACGTATTCAAGGGTGTTTTGGACAACTACATTTTCTGCACGATTCTACTTTTGACATCGTGCCTACAAGCTTTGATTGTTGAATTTGGGTCTTTGGCGTTTAAGGTCGCAGAAAGTGGTCTTTCTGCCCGCTTCTGGGCTCTGTCGTTGATCCTGGGTGCCGGTTCTTTGCCTGTCCAACAAGTGATCAACCAGCTATACCGCCTGGGCCAGAAATACAATATTGAGCGCAACACTTCAAGAAAGAACAGGGACCGTAAGCTCGCGACGCTGCGCGTGCCTGGGGTAGCTACGAACACGTAG